The sequence below is a genomic window from Thermoflavifilum sp..
ACAATAACAAATTGTATCACAACGAAGTGTATCACCAAACGAAATATTTCTTGCGCAGCAAAAATACATGCTATGGAAGAAGTGCGGAATATTTTTGAAAAAGAAAAAATATCCGAAAGAATTTCCCTACCTTTGTTCATTATTGTTTTATTTAATTTTTGAATTGATCATGAAAACAGGAACCGTTAAGTTCTTTAATGAAAGCAGAGGATTTGGCTTCATTAAAGAAGATGACACCCAGCAAGAAATCTTCGTGCACGTGAGCGGCATTAAGCAGCCACTTCGCGAAGGTGACAAAGTAACTTTCGAGGTGTCGCAAGGCAAAAAAGGCCTGAATGCAATTAATGTAAGAAAAATCTAATTTTCATTATATTAATTACATCGTGCCTGATCCCGTCTGGTCTGCCAGGCGGGATTTTGTTTCTGCCTATTTTTAAGAGAATCCTTCTGGCTGGATGTGTTGATACCAGCAAATACGGTCCTCACCACAGGCAATCTCTTCGATCAGTTGAGCATTTTGCAATAAGGGCGCCGGCAAACCCCTGCCCAGCAGGTTTGTACTGTATATCACGCGGGCCTCATCCCACAATCCGGATGCAATGAAATGATTGAGCGTAGCGGCTCCGCCCTCTACAATGCATGATTGCAACTGCTGAGCATGGGCATACCCGAGTATCTGTTCAACCACAGGTCGGTCACTTTCCAGGCGAATCCAGCGTGTGTTTCCCTGTTCGCGGGATTCCAGAAAATTAAAAATCCAGGTAGGCAGGCTATGGTCGAAGATATGATAACCGGCGGGTACCCGCAGATGTGGATCAATGACCATGCGCACGAGCGAGGCGGATTGAGCCGGTGTAACCCAATAACGGTTATTCAACCGGGGATTATCGTATATTGCCGTGCGCGCACCTATCAGAATGGCAGCTTCTTCTGCACGCCAGCGGTGCACCCAGTAACGCGTATAGGGATGTGAAATCTCCGTCCTTTCCCGGCTTTCTGGAGCTAAATAGCCGTCACGACTCTGCGCCCATTTCAAAATCACATACGGACGATGCAGTTGATGAAACGTAAGAAAACGGCGATTGAGCCACCGGCAATGTTTTTCCAGCACACCCACCTGCACATCCACACCAGCCTGTAGCAAACGGCTCAGGCCCTTGCCCTGCACTTCAGGAAAAGGATCGAGGTGTCCAATAACCACACGAGGAATTCCGTAAGAAACGATAAGATCCGCACAGGGAGGCGTTTTGCCATAATGGGCGCAGGGTTCGAGATTGACATAAAGCGTGCTTTCCGGAATCCATCGTGCATAAGCCTCTGGAACGGCCCGCAGACAATTGACCTCCGCATGTGGGCCCCCGAACTGCTGATGATACCCCTCGCTGATGATCCGACCCCGATGCACAAGCACAGCACCTACCATCGGGTTGGGCGCTACCCTGCCGGCTCCCTGTACGGCCAGTTCGAGGCAACGCCACATGTATCGTTCCTCATCCGTAAAAGTTTGCTGCTTGTTCGGCAGATCCATCTCATCCGGTTTATCTTCGCCATAAAAATAAGGATATCTGCATGACTGTTCGGGATGCGCTCCAGATAGGCAGGCAACGCCTGACCGGCAGCCGGCATTACGATATGCGGGAAGCGCGTATAGTATGCGAGTGGTTGATGGAGTCGCTCGTAGGCTGGGACAGAGCCCAGCAATTGATTCACGAAAGCTTCACGCTGTCTGCTTCACAGGAACAACGATGGAACGACTGGTTGCAACGTGCTGAGAAAGGAGAGCCCGTACAGTATATCCTGGGGAAGGCCTGGTTTTATGGCATGGAATGGAAAGTTACACCCGATGTATTAATCCCCCGTCCGGAAACAGAACAGTTAGTGAGCTGGGTAATGGAAGATTACTTGCATCAGCATGTAACCATACTCGATATCGGTACGGGCAGCGGATGTATTGCCGTTTGCTTGCAATACCACCTGCCTCAGGCAAAAGTATATGGCATGGATGTGGACGCAAAAGCCCTGCAGGTGGCCCGGGAAAATGCCATCTTACATAAAGCCCCCGTTACCTTTATTCAGGCCGATATGCTTTGTAGCAGCACCTGGCACCTACTGCCCGAAGCAGATGTCCTCGTAAGTAATCCACCCTACGTATCGCTTGCCGAGCGCCATCAGATGCCCGTACGCGTCAAAAATTATGAGCCAGCCAGAGCATTGTTTGTGGAAGATCGGGATCCATTGCTATTTTATCGGGCGATTGCACATTTTGTCAGGAGCCGTGAGCAGCCTGCAGTAATGTATGTGGAAATACATGAAGATCGCGGAGATGAGGTAGTCCGACTGCTCGATGAATCGGATTTTTCCGCAATAGAAATCCGGAAAGATTGGTTCGGGAAAAACCGCATGATTAAAGCCCGATATGTCAACCAGAAACGATAAGCTCAGCCATGCTTATCTTTACACGACAGAATTGCAGAATTGTTTTACCATATGCATGTATATCGATCACCCGAAGAACTGCTGGGGAAAGGTTTCGGCCAAACAGTTGTTACAATTGGTACTTTTGACGGGGTACATAAAGGGCATCAAACCATTTTACAACAATTAAAAAACAAATCCCGGGAAAAACAATTACCGGGTGTAGTCATTACCTTCGATCCACATCCGCGCGAATTACTTCATCCCGAACAACCCATTCAATTGTTGAATACCCTTGAAGAAAAGATTCAGTTATTTGAACGACACGGCATTGAGCATCTGGTGATTGTACCATTTACCAGGGCCTTCTCCCTGCTTTCTGCAGAAGATTATGTGGAGAAATTCCTGGTGCATTATTTTCATCCTGCTGTAATCATTATCGGTTATGATCATCATTTCGGTCATGATCGCAAAGGCGATATTCATTTATTAGAAAACCTGCAACATCAATATGGATATACACTCGAAGAAATTCCTCCACAGATTGTTGAACAGGTAACCATCAGCTCCACGCGTATTCGCGAATACCTTGCTCAGGGTGAAATTGAACTGGCAAATGCCTTGCTGGGGTACCCTTACAGCCTTTCAGGCGTGGTTGTAAGAGGCGATCAGATAGGAAGAAAATTAGGATATCCAACGGCCAATTTACAAATTGGCGATTCACGTAAGTTAATTCCAGCAGAGGGCGTATATGCGGCAACTGCACAAATCGATGATGATCAGCTGTGCAGAAAAGGTATGTTGAATATTGGTTACAGGCCAACTTTCAAGGGTAAAGAATTGCGAATTGAGATGCATATTTTTGATTTTTCAGATGATATTTATGGTCATCGCATACGCATCTATCTGCATGCTTATTTAAGGCCCGATCAATATTTTGAGAGCGCGGAAGCGTTACGTCGGCAAATGGATCGGGATAAAATAGCTGCACTTGAGCGGTTGTCATAATGTACAGGCATCAGCTTTTATTTTTTATATCGGTCCATTGCAAATCGCCGGTATGCAGCAGGCCATACAGCAGTGTAGTCACATGCAATGCCTGCCAGATTTCATTTCGCACAATTAATTCACGCAATTGGTCTTTATCTATCAGTACCACTTCTATTTCTTCATTGGGATCAAGCGACTGCGGATGCGTTTTCCTGCCGCCAACAGCCAGAAATCCAAAGCATAGGTTAGACTGGGTAGAAGGATTGGGTGCAATCTGGCAGAGTGGTTCAATCCGTTGAAAGGTGTATCCGGTTTCTTCGCGCAATTCACGTTCGATGGCCACCTGAGGAGAGGCATCGGTATCGTCTATTACGCCGCCCGGCAATTCTAAAATCGTTTTCCCCAAAGCATGTCGGTACTGACGAATGAATATTACCTGCTCATCTTCCGTAAAAGCCAGTGCATTTACCCAATTCGGATATTCGAGCACATAATAAGGATCTACAATTTTCCCTGAAGGTGTTACACAACGGTCTCTGCGAGCCGTAAACCAGTTATCGCGATACAGATAGGTGGAAGATATTAACTTCCATTGCATGTCATGCGGCATCTGTGTTACATTTTTGAAGCAAAAAAATAAAATTATTTTCCTCCATTAGCCTCCAGATCGTGCACACAATTGCTGTCGAGTGTCGGAACCGGGCTACCGATCAGGAATCCGAATAAATCACTGGTTTCGGTTTGATAATACATCAGGCAATGGGTATTATTGCAATGATGCGGATGTGAAGCATCTTCATGCGGTGTTTGCATGGAGCTTCCGAGATTCACCAACCCCAACATATGCCCGAATTCATGCTCCAGTACAGTGGTCTCAACAGAAGTACGACTTGCCTGTCCGATGCCTCCGCTATTATCATGAATGGTTCTGGCAAATATGCACATCGATGTGTTTCTGTAAGTAATGCCCAGTACCTGAGCATCGGTATATTGTCCGTTAACATACAGAATAAATACGGCTATCTGGTTGCTGGTCGTAAATTGGGTGCGATAATGCGATTCGAGTTGCATCACGTCCTGCAGGCTATAAGTAGTCTGGCCCGCATCTGGAATCTGATGTGTGGTGATTTGAATACCGGACGATTTATGCAGATAGGTTTGTAAAAAATTCTGCAACTGCTGAAGGGCCTGCGCATCGGGTTGATAGCCGGGCATGTAGGCCACTTCAACTAGCAATGCATGATAAGGGGTATCACTTAATAAATCGTGTGCTGATGCTCCAACAGCCTGATTATTGGCTGAAGGAATACCACCCGATGATGCCGGAGATTGATCCTGCTTATGACAGGAAAATAGCAAAAAGCCGATACAGCATATCATCAACCCGGAAATACGGATATGGCCTATCATCATTTATTGAATTAATATCCCCCTCAATCCACCACATGCACGCCCTCTACAATCTGTCCAACATATATTTCTGGCACGCGATGAAATTTTTTTTCATATTGTGAAGTCATATATTGTTTGAAATCTTCTAACCCATCACGATGTACAATATTAATTGTGCATCCCCCAAATCCGCCACCCATCATTCTTGCACCAATCACTTCCTCACGATTCAAGGTAAGCTCCACCAGATAATCAAGTTCCTCACAACTCACTTCATATTGTTTTTGCAAACCCGTATGCGAAGCATACATCAGCTCTCCAAACATTTCCAGATTAGCTTCCTGCAAGCACGTGCCTGCAAGCAATACTCGTTCATTTTCTTCTACCACATACATGCAACGCATGTATATCTGTGGAGGGATTTCACGAATATGTTCATGTAACATAGCTTGACTCACGTCTCTAAGGGTTTTCACCTCGGGATGATATTTCTTTAATAAAGCCACGCCCTCTTCACATTGCTGTCGTCGCTCATTGTAAGCCGATGAGGCCAACGAATGATGCACCATGCTGTTGCATAGCACGATGCGATAATCCGGAAATTGAAAAGGGTAATATACATGCTTTAAACTTCTGCAATCAAGCCTGATCAATTGATTTCTTTTTCCGAAAATATTGGCGTATTGATCCATGATGCCACAGCGTACACCGACATATTGATGCTCGGCCTGCTGGCCTATGAAAGCCAACTCCAGCGGAGCAACCCTGAGCTGAAACAGCTCACTGAGACCGAAACTGAAAGCTCCTTCCAGGGCAGCCGAGGATGAAAGCCCCGATCCGATGGGAATATCACCGTCGATCATGGCATGAAAGCCCTGTACCTGATACCCGTTGTGCAGCAGAAAATGTACCACACCCCTTACATAATTCTGCCAGCCTTCACCCCTGGTGAGGGTTGAGAGTTGAAACCGATCCGTTTGCTGCAACTTTAATGCATGTACTTCGCAGGTATCATTACCAGACGGCGATAAGGCCACTGCAATGGTTTTATCGATCGCTCCCGGTAACACATATCCTTCGTTGTAATCGGTATGTTCCCCAATCAGATTCACGCGTCCAGGTGAAACAATCAATAGGGGTTCGGTGTGATAATGGTTGAGAAACGCTCTTCGCAGGGCATCTAATTGCATAATGCTTAAGATTAGCTACATAATAACGATAAACTACGAAAACAAAGCTAAAAAAGTTTTCCGGGAATGTGGTGGAATGCTTCCCCTGCCATTCGGTGAATTTTTGTTTGGGTTATTGTAAAATATTTTACTTTAGTTGCCCATTTACCCATTAAGCTAAAACCAATTTCCATATGGCTGAACCCACTTCTGCACCAGCAAGAGGATTACATCCTGCCTTTTTTGTATTAATTACCGTGTTTTTCTTCTGGGGTTTTTTAGCAGCGTCAAACGGCGTATTCATTCCGTTTTGCAAGTCGCATTTCAATCTTACCCAGCTGCAATCCCAGTTGATTGATTTTGCGTTTTACAGTGCCTATTTCATTGGTTCATTGATTCTTTACCTGCTTTCGGCGGCCAGTCGCATGGACATTTTGAATAAAATTGGTTACCGGAAGGGCATTATTTACGGGTTGTTGATTTCAGTGGTAGGTGCGCTGGTGATGATTCCCTGTGTAGATAAGGAGCAGGTGGTGCCGCTAACCGCTACACAACAACGCATCGAGAAATTGGCCGTAGATCAGGATATTCAGACTTCCGATCATTTGTTTCGTTTTCATCGAGCTGCTGATGGCTATCATCTATTTGTGCAACCAGCTGCTCGTGCAGATTCGGTTATCCATCTTACGGCCTGGAAATCCATGTTGAGCTCGACTTTTAGCTATAATGCGAAGGAGGATGCTTACGAAGCCCGCTTTGATGTGCAACAACTGCCTGCATTGCTGTCGTTTCTGGAGCAACAATATCACGCAACCGTGACCTTTGGCTATTTCGGACTGATTCTGATGGCATTGTTTATCGTAGCGCTGGGCTTTGCCCTTCAGCAGACGGCTGCCCAGCCTTTTGCCGTAGCGCTCGGGGATCCGGCTACGGGTGCACACAGGTTGAATCTTGCGGGTGGGTTAAACTCTTTTGGAACCACCATCGGCCCGCTAATTATCAGCCGATTGTTGTTCGGGCCAGGCCGCGGATCGGCTGCTGCAGCGAATATTCACGCCGTAAATGAAATGTATATCCTCATTGCAGGTTTGTTCCTTGCAGTGGCACTGTTGTTTATTTTTGCCCGCATGCCCGAGGTAACCAGTCATGAAGCGTTTGAAACCACGCGCCGAGCCACAGGCGCTATGAATGTCATTACAGCCTTTTTCCTGCTCATCGTGCTGGGCATTGTGCTGAATTTCCGTCTGCCCGTATTCATCATCGGCATTGTGGGCATCCTGTATATCCTGATCCGTGCCAATCAATCCGCACAACGAAACAGCGAAGGCTGGGGCGCTATGCGTTATCCACAGCTGGTTCTGGGGATGATCGGTATATTCGTGTATGTAGGCGTGGAAGTTACCATCCAGAGCAATTTAGGTGCCTTGCTCGAAAAACCGGGTTTCTTAACGCCCGATGGATTAGATGCTTCTAAAATCGATCCCTATATTTCACTTTACTGGGGCAGCCTGATGATTGGCCGCTGGACAGGCGCTATCACCGCTTTCAACCTCTCGCGCAACACCCGGAAAATATTAACGGTGTTCGTTCCTTTCCTTGCCTATGGGGTGATTCTACTGGTGAATCATATCAAGCAAAACAATGTGGTTGAACTATTGCCTTATATTCCCTGCATTGTGATTCAAATTATTGGTTTCTTCTGGGGTCAGGAAAAACCGGCAAAAACACTCATGATATTCGGCGTGCTGGGCATGCTGGCCATGCTGGTAGGCCTTGTTACGCATGGTTATGTGGGAACTTTTGCCTTTATCAGTGGCGGACTCTTTTGTTCGGTTATGTGGCCCAGCATATTTGCGCTTGCCATTACCGGACTGGGCAAATATACCAGCCAGGGATCGGCATTCCTGATCATGATGATTCTTGGCGGAGCGCTGATTCCTCCCGTACAGGGCGGATTGGCCGATATTCCAGCCATTGGTATTCATTATTCCTACGTGATTCCGATTTTATGCTTTGCCTATATCACTTTCTTTGGATATCGCGTCAGAAGCATTTTACAATCACAAGGACTGGATTATGAAGCAGCCATTAGCGGTGGGCATTGATATTGGAGGGACCAATACCACATTCGGAATTGTGGATCGACGGGGAAATTTGCTTTACGACGGACATATTTCTACCCGCGATCATCAGGAAGTGAGTTTTTTCATCCAGGCGCTGTACGACCAGCTCGCGCCGCTGATTCAAAAGGTTACGCTGGAGGGAGGCGAGGTGAAGGGCATTGGTGTGGGTGTGCCGAACGGGAATTATTTCAAAGGCACCATTGAATTTGCCCCTAATTTGCCGTGGCGAGGTGTGGTGCCGCTGGCCAGCCTTATCCAGGACGCATTCACCTTACCAACCGTATTAACCAACGATGCCAACGCAGCAGCTATTGGTGAGATGACCTACGGGGCAGCTCGCGGCATGAAAGATTTTATTATGATAACCCTGGGTACGGGGCTGGGAAGCGGTATTGTGGTGAATGGACAGCTGGTGTACGGGCACGATGGATTTGCCGGCGAGCTGGGACATGTAATCGTATTTCCCGAGGGGCGTCGCTGCGGTTGCGGACGAAAGGGCTGCCTGGAAACTTACGTCTCGGCTACCGGCATCGTACGTACCATGCACGAGCTGCTGCAAAGCCGACACATACCCAGCCTGTTGCGCGATATGAATCCGACAGCAATTACCTCAAAAACCATTCGCGATGCAGCCCTGAAAGGCGATGCATTGGCCATCGAAGCATTCGAATTCACCGGTAAAATCCTGGGTCAACAACTGGCTAATTTCGTGGCTTTCTCCAGCCCGGAAGCCATCATCCTGTTTGGTGGACTTACCCGTGCCGGCGACCTT
It includes:
- the galK gene encoding galactokinase, producing MQLDALRRAFLNHYHTEPLLIVSPGRVNLIGEHTDYNEGYVLPGAIDKTIAVALSPSGNDTCEVHALKLQQTDRFQLSTLTRGEGWQNYVRGVVHFLLHNGYQVQGFHAMIDGDIPIGSGLSSSAALEGAFSFGLSELFQLRVAPLELAFIGQQAEHQYVGVRCGIMDQYANIFGKRNQLIRLDCRSLKHVYYPFQFPDYRIVLCNSMVHHSLASSAYNERRQQCEEGVALLKKYHPEVKTLRDVSQAMLHEHIREIPPQIYMRCMYVVEENERVLLAGTCLQEANLEMFGELMYASHTGLQKQYEVSCEELDYLVELTLNREEVIGARMMGGGFGGCTINIVHRDGLEDFKQYMTSQYEKKFHRVPEIYVGQIVEGVHVVD
- the prmC gene encoding peptide chain release factor N(5)-glutamine methyltransferase; the encoded protein is MTVRDALQIGRQRLTGSRHYDMREARIVCEWLMESLVGWDRAQQLIHESFTLSASQEQRWNDWLQRAEKGEPVQYILGKAWFYGMEWKVTPDVLIPRPETEQLVSWVMEDYLHQHVTILDIGTGSGCIAVCLQYHLPQAKVYGMDVDAKALQVARENAILHKAPVTFIQADMLCSSTWHLLPEADVLVSNPPYVSLAERHQMPVRVKNYEPARALFVEDRDPLLFYRAIAHFVRSREQPAVMYVEIHEDRGDEVVRLLDESDFSAIEIRKDWFGKNRMIKARYVNQKR
- a CDS encoding bifunctional riboflavin kinase/FAD synthetase, coding for MHVYRSPEELLGKGFGQTVVTIGTFDGVHKGHQTILQQLKNKSREKQLPGVVITFDPHPRELLHPEQPIQLLNTLEEKIQLFERHGIEHLVIVPFTRAFSLLSAEDYVEKFLVHYFHPAVIIIGYDHHFGHDRKGDIHLLENLQHQYGYTLEEIPPQIVEQVTISSTRIREYLAQGEIELANALLGYPYSLSGVVVRGDQIGRKLGYPTANLQIGDSRKLIPAEGVYAATAQIDDDQLCRKGMLNIGYRPTFKGKELRIEMHIFDFSDDIYGHRIRIYLHAYLRPDQYFESAEALRRQMDRDKIAALERLS
- a CDS encoding NUDIX hydrolase — encoded protein: MQWKLISSTYLYRDNWFTARRDRCVTPSGKIVDPYYVLEYPNWVNALAFTEDEQVIFIRQYRHALGKTILELPGGVIDDTDASPQVAIERELREETGYTFQRIEPLCQIAPNPSTQSNLCFGFLAVGGRKTHPQSLDPNEEIEVVLIDKDQLRELIVRNEIWQALHVTTLLYGLLHTGDLQWTDIKNKS
- a CDS encoding ROK family protein; translation: MKQPLAVGIDIGGTNTTFGIVDRRGNLLYDGHISTRDHQEVSFFIQALYDQLAPLIQKVTLEGGEVKGIGVGVPNGNYFKGTIEFAPNLPWRGVVPLASLIQDAFTLPTVLTNDANAAAIGEMTYGAARGMKDFIMITLGTGLGSGIVVNGQLVYGHDGFAGELGHVIVFPEGRRCGCGRKGCLETYVSATGIVRTMHELLQSRHIPSLLRDMNPTAITSKTIRDAALKGDALAIEAFEFTGKILGQQLANFVAFSSPEAIILFGGLTRAGDLIFRPTIHAMEENLLQIYKNKIKVLPSELKESDAAILGASALVWEIKN
- a CDS encoding cold shock domain-containing protein, with protein sequence MKTGTVKFFNESRGFGFIKEDDTQQEIFVHVSGIKQPLREGDKVTFEVSQGKKGLNAINVRKI
- the ribD gene encoding bifunctional diaminohydroxyphosphoribosylaminopyrimidine deaminase/5-amino-6-(5-phosphoribosylamino)uracil reductase RibD → MDLPNKQQTFTDEERYMWRCLELAVQGAGRVAPNPMVGAVLVHRGRIISEGYHQQFGGPHAEVNCLRAVPEAYARWIPESTLYVNLEPCAHYGKTPPCADLIVSYGIPRVVIGHLDPFPEVQGKGLSRLLQAGVDVQVGVLEKHCRWLNRRFLTFHQLHRPYVILKWAQSRDGYLAPESRERTEISHPYTRYWVHRWRAEEAAILIGARTAIYDNPRLNNRYWVTPAQSASLVRMVIDPHLRVPAGYHIFDHSLPTWIFNFLESREQGNTRWIRLESDRPVVEQILGYAHAQQLQSCIVEGGAATLNHFIASGLWDEARVIYSTNLLGRGLPAPLLQNAQLIEEIACGEDRICWYQHIQPEGFS
- a CDS encoding MFS transporter, translated to MAEPTSAPARGLHPAFFVLITVFFFWGFLAASNGVFIPFCKSHFNLTQLQSQLIDFAFYSAYFIGSLILYLLSAASRMDILNKIGYRKGIIYGLLISVVGALVMIPCVDKEQVVPLTATQQRIEKLAVDQDIQTSDHLFRFHRAADGYHLFVQPAARADSVIHLTAWKSMLSSTFSYNAKEDAYEARFDVQQLPALLSFLEQQYHATVTFGYFGLILMALFIVALGFALQQTAAQPFAVALGDPATGAHRLNLAGGLNSFGTTIGPLIISRLLFGPGRGSAAAANIHAVNEMYILIAGLFLAVALLFIFARMPEVTSHEAFETTRRATGAMNVITAFFLLIVLGIVLNFRLPVFIIGIVGILYILIRANQSAQRNSEGWGAMRYPQLVLGMIGIFVYVGVEVTIQSNLGALLEKPGFLTPDGLDASKIDPYISLYWGSLMIGRWTGAITAFNLSRNTRKILTVFVPFLAYGVILLVNHIKQNNVVELLPYIPCIVIQIIGFFWGQEKPAKTLMIFGVLGMLAMLVGLVTHGYVGTFAFISGGLFCSVMWPSIFALAITGLGKYTSQGSAFLIMMILGGALIPPVQGGLADIPAIGIHYSYVIPILCFAYITFFGYRVRSILQSQGLDYEAAISGGH